The Pyrococcus kukulkanii genome contains a region encoding:
- a CDS encoding glycosyltransferase family 2 protein, translating to MRPSLRIQSTFYLYLLLVLGLLEIFPLWLVLQGILVFLFFMVFSGAIFYSLLMLATRRDYPFEVPDDPSTPLDPLVYVLIPAHNEESVIRATVTSVLNQDYKNMRVFLINDNSTDGTLEIFREFEKKDKRVVVINVPPERGRKKPKALNYALEIISIAFPKPEFVFILDADYIIPRDAIRKLVRIMEKAPNYVIGIQGNVRPRNWKKNFITKFITLERLVGFNVAIEGDMKFNENGKNGGTVILIRYKHLSSLGFFNEDVVTEDTELWARAFISGYRFWYYHGVIGWEEAVEDVRHYIKQRSRWAQGHFQVMVDYYWPVIRGASSIPEAFIEHFYLLSYLVPVFWFSSIVLNSYLMLVEHPPSSIIPPKVSLILAFLSFLLFWFSIAYSNWIEKKRTGYCVNWGFVLVYPLYFIIFVVFSVIYTTRGLIRLIMGKLQWEKTKRFT from the coding sequence ATGAGACCTTCCTTGAGAATTCAGTCAACGTTCTATCTATACCTCCTCTTAGTCCTCGGGTTATTAGAGATATTCCCTCTCTGGCTTGTTTTGCAAGGCATACTTGTTTTTCTGTTCTTTATGGTATTTTCTGGTGCAATCTTCTACTCCCTCCTAATGCTGGCCACCAGGAGGGATTATCCCTTTGAAGTACCTGATGATCCCTCTACTCCTCTCGATCCGCTCGTTTACGTGCTTATACCTGCTCACAATGAAGAGTCCGTAATTAGAGCTACGGTGACATCCGTATTAAATCAGGACTATAAGAACATGCGAGTGTTCCTGATAAACGACAACTCAACTGATGGAACCCTTGAAATCTTCAGGGAATTTGAGAAAAAGGATAAGAGGGTCGTCGTTATAAACGTACCGCCAGAAAGGGGAAGAAAAAAGCCTAAGGCATTGAACTATGCACTTGAGATAATAAGCATAGCCTTCCCGAAGCCTGAGTTCGTGTTCATACTCGATGCCGATTACATAATACCCCGGGACGCAATAAGAAAACTTGTGAGAATAATGGAAAAGGCCCCAAACTACGTTATCGGAATCCAGGGGAATGTGAGACCTAGAAACTGGAAGAAAAACTTCATAACCAAGTTCATAACACTTGAGAGGCTCGTTGGTTTTAACGTTGCCATAGAGGGAGATATGAAGTTCAATGAAAATGGTAAGAATGGGGGTACAGTGATTCTTATTAGATATAAACACCTATCAAGTCTGGGATTCTTCAATGAGGATGTTGTTACCGAGGATACAGAGCTCTGGGCTAGGGCTTTCATATCTGGATACAGGTTCTGGTACTATCATGGCGTTATAGGATGGGAGGAAGCTGTTGAAGATGTGAGGCACTATATAAAGCAGAGATCAAGATGGGCTCAGGGTCACTTTCAGGTTATGGTAGACTACTACTGGCCCGTTATTAGAGGAGCCTCAAGCATCCCCGAGGCATTCATAGAACACTTTTACCTGTTGAGTTACTTAGTTCCAGTTTTCTGGTTCTCATCCATCGTGCTCAATTCCTACTTAATGCTCGTGGAACACCCGCCTTCCTCAATAATACCTCCCAAAGTTTCCCTAATTTTGGCCTTCCTCTCTTTCCTTCTGTTTTGGTTCTCAATAGCTTATTCTAACTGGATCGAAAAGAAGAGAACAGGATACTGTGTTAATTGGGGTTTTGTTCTCGTATATCCCCTATATTTCATTATATTTGTAGTATTTTCCGTTATTTACACTACGAGAGGACTTATTAGGCTGATAATGGGAAAGTTGCAGTGGGAGAAAACCAAGAGATTTACTTAG
- a CDS encoding alpha-amylase/4-alpha-glucanotransferase domain-containing protein: MVNFIFGVHNHQPLGNFGWVFEEAYKKAYRPFLETLEEYPDMKVAIHISGPLIEWLQENTPEYVDLLKSLVKKGQVEIVVAGFYEPVLAAIPKEDRLEQIRLMREWAKSLGFDAKGVWLTERVWQPELVKTLKESGIEYVVVDDYHFMSAGLLKEQLFWPYYTEDGGETVVVFPIDEKLRYLIPFRPVEQVLDYLHSLDDGDESKVAVFHDDGEKFGIWPGTYEWVYEKGWLREFFEKVTSDEKINLMLYTEYLKKFKPRGLVYLPIASYFEMSEWSLPAKQAKLFVEFVNELKIKGMFDRYKVFVRGGIWKNFFYKYPESNYMHKRMLMVSKLVRNTPEARKYLFKAQCNDAYWHGLFGGIYLPHLRRAVWSNLIKANTYASPGNFIRDIDFDGKEEVFLEGDNFYAVFKPSYGGSLVEFSSKRRLVNYADVLTRRWEHYHGIEASYDGAGVPSIHELEKRLPENLRGEIAYDKYQRLMLQDHLLPQGTTIDDFRLSRNEEILELPIKPYNFDMFENGINLWFEEESFRIEKSFRLLNDGFVVDYAASGEGMVLAIELNIAVQSIMERPEVLKVKELEVDDKYAVGKFRLEFDREVELWKFPVKTLSQSESGWDLIQQGVSYTVILPLNGEERIRIKFREV, from the coding sequence ATGGTAAACTTCATATTTGGGGTTCACAATCACCAACCTCTAGGAAACTTTGGCTGGGTCTTTGAGGAAGCCTATAAGAAAGCTTACAGACCGTTCCTTGAAACTCTGGAGGAATATCCAGATATGAAAGTCGCAATTCATATCAGCGGCCCTCTAATAGAGTGGTTACAGGAAAATACGCCAGAATACGTCGATCTTTTAAAGTCTCTTGTCAAAAAGGGTCAAGTGGAAATTGTTGTCGCTGGATTTTACGAGCCAGTCTTAGCCGCGATACCTAAGGAGGATAGGTTAGAGCAGATAAGACTTATGAGAGAGTGGGCCAAAAGCCTTGGGTTCGACGCCAAGGGAGTTTGGCTAACAGAAAGAGTTTGGCAGCCTGAGCTCGTGAAAACGCTGAAAGAAAGTGGAATAGAGTACGTGGTAGTAGATGATTACCACTTCATGAGTGCGGGCTTGTTAAAAGAACAGCTATTCTGGCCTTATTACACTGAAGACGGAGGGGAAACAGTAGTTGTGTTCCCCATAGATGAAAAGCTCCGATATTTAATCCCCTTCAGACCAGTTGAGCAAGTTCTTGATTACTTGCATTCACTAGATGATGGAGACGAAAGTAAGGTTGCTGTATTTCACGATGATGGAGAGAAGTTTGGAATCTGGCCAGGAACGTACGAATGGGTCTACGAGAAAGGATGGCTTAGAGAGTTTTTTGAGAAGGTAACTTCCGATGAGAAGATAAACCTCATGCTATACACTGAGTACCTGAAAAAATTCAAGCCTAGGGGGTTGGTATACCTACCAATAGCCTCTTATTTCGAGATGAGTGAGTGGTCATTACCGGCAAAACAGGCAAAGTTATTTGTGGAGTTTGTCAACGAGCTAAAGATAAAAGGAATGTTTGACAGATATAAGGTCTTCGTAAGAGGAGGTATTTGGAAGAACTTCTTCTACAAGTATCCAGAGAGCAACTATATGCATAAGAGAATGCTAATGGTGAGTAAGCTTGTAAGGAACACTCCCGAGGCAAGGAAATACCTGTTCAAGGCTCAATGTAACGATGCATATTGGCACGGTCTCTTCGGTGGAATTTATCTCCCCCACTTAAGAAGAGCCGTATGGAGCAACCTGATAAAGGCAAACACCTATGCCTCCCCAGGGAACTTTATTAGAGACATAGACTTCGATGGAAAGGAAGAAGTCTTTCTTGAAGGTGATAACTTCTATGCAGTCTTTAAGCCCTCCTATGGAGGTTCACTGGTGGAATTCTCAAGTAAGAGGAGGTTAGTTAATTATGCAGACGTCCTAACAAGGAGATGGGAGCATTATCATGGGATAGAGGCTTCTTATGATGGTGCTGGTGTGCCAAGTATACACGAGCTTGAGAAGAGACTTCCAGAGAACCTCAGGGGAGAGATTGCATACGATAAGTACCAAAGGCTCATGCTTCAGGATCACCTTCTCCCCCAGGGAACTACTATAGACGATTTTAGGCTCTCAAGAAACGAGGAAATCTTGGAGCTACCCATCAAGCCTTATAACTTCGATATGTTTGAGAATGGAATAAATCTGTGGTTTGAGGAGGAGAGTTTTAGGATAGAAAAGTCATTTAGGCTATTAAACGATGGTTTCGTCGTAGACTACGCTGCCTCTGGAGAGGGTATGGTTCTTGCAATAGAGCTTAACATAGCCGTCCAAAGCATAATGGAAAGACCTGAAGTACTTAAGGTAAAAGAGCTTGAGGTTGATGATAAGTACGCAGTAGGAAAGTTTAGACTTGAATTCGACAGGGAAGTTGAGCTATGGAAGTTTCCCGTGAAAACCTTAAGCCAGAGTGAGAGTGGATGGGACTTAATTCAGCAGGGCGTTAGCTATACAGTGATATTGCCCCTAAATGGAGAGGAGAGAATAAGAATAAAGTTCAGAGAGGTTTGA
- the ttuA gene encoding tRNA-5-methyluridine(54) 2-sulfurtransferase has product MKCKFCSSEAYIKLHYPKMYLCVDHFIEYFERKVQRTIERYKLLNKDEKVLVAISGGKDSAVTAYVLNKLGYNIECLHINLGIGEYSLKSEEFAKRQCKLIGAPLHIVRIKEILGHGIGEVRTRRPPCSYCGLTKRYIMNKFAHDNGFDAIATGHNLDDEASFLLNNLLHWNTEYLAKGGPLLPGEGKFVKKVKPLYELTEREVVAYALAVGLEYLVEECPHARGATTLDMKAILNELEEKRPGTKFTFVRGYLRKRKLFKVEVEKKELKECKVCGMPSSGEICAFCKFWGLKEPLNFKVGRDEGDL; this is encoded by the coding sequence GTGAAATGCAAATTCTGCTCAAGTGAGGCCTACATAAAGCTACATTACCCTAAGATGTACCTTTGCGTTGATCATTTCATAGAATATTTTGAGAGGAAGGTACAGAGGACTATAGAGAGATACAAACTTCTCAACAAAGATGAGAAAGTTTTGGTAGCGATAAGTGGTGGGAAAGACTCCGCTGTCACAGCCTACGTTCTCAATAAGCTTGGTTACAATATTGAATGTCTTCACATAAACCTTGGTATAGGTGAATACTCTTTGAAAAGTGAAGAGTTCGCGAAAAGACAATGTAAGCTTATAGGGGCTCCTCTCCACATAGTTAGGATTAAGGAGATCCTGGGGCATGGAATAGGAGAAGTCAGAACGAGGAGACCACCGTGTTCTTACTGTGGATTAACGAAGAGATACATAATGAATAAGTTCGCTCATGATAATGGATTCGATGCGATAGCTACGGGACACAATTTGGATGATGAAGCATCGTTCCTCCTCAACAACCTCCTACATTGGAACACGGAGTATTTAGCAAAAGGTGGCCCCTTGCTTCCTGGGGAGGGCAAGTTCGTTAAGAAGGTCAAACCCCTCTACGAACTTACGGAGAGGGAAGTTGTTGCCTATGCCCTTGCTGTGGGCCTAGAATACCTCGTTGAGGAGTGCCCACACGCGAGAGGAGCAACTACCCTCGACATGAAGGCAATATTGAACGAGCTTGAGGAGAAGAGACCCGGAACGAAGTTCACATTTGTAAGGGGCTACCTAAGAAAGAGGAAGTTGTTTAAGGTTGAGGTAGAGAAAAAAGAGTTAAAGGAGTGCAAGGTTTGTGGAATGCCTTCGAGCGGGGAAATTTGTGCCTTCTGCAAGTTCTGGGGGCTGAAAGAGCCCCTTAATTTTAAGGTGGGTCGTGATGAGGGTGATCTCTGA
- a CDS encoding 6-pyruvoyl-tetrahydropterin synthase-related protein, with protein MGSQRGRWLLLFSNDKRVKGDLSRNVAIAGIFIVWSVIIFLPFYRAPEIPALPVDGNGHLFKVYKLMQDGWKPWINDWYTGYPFLKYYPPLSYLVAAFFGKILGTPIRGLAITLTLFSLIGVVSLYKLTKNVPLSLLYPTLLAHSPIVTIEGAYPRLCALLAAPAFILGVELILEGNARGVTLGSMLVSIVLLTHHSALLPLVVLVGVLYLRKMPSIHNIVRVIGMILVLTAFFYVPFILDYRYSNFFTITKYPYLFEYTSKKLGEIVLSKYFLLMIPLLLTLFLSVRKTIGHLALVVALMLLATGYYSPVRSFYNLPLLSKMLPYRWLDVLPLVLVLGSSEVKRKLAVKIVAVALIIAVTLALPYSIGVMPKDYLELAKFLKDEKGRDWRFYVIPAVAPYSYLPALTDKLSLNGWYHEGNSADKEYSRMVYVVDGVICHGQDNHLAEHYLLPYATRFFITTLQSPVPEPYKYVGKIGKFRIYEANTSFFTPVDLLIVGKFCDFPYRYIYMPSLTDVPHGVSTVMYLGEPKKSEERILLEFVKEGGTLIVIPERAGKFLGTKSVLIAMPNVTGFAPFVYEGKTWYGSVFQGNLTPIIKVGNYTLIGFRDVGKGRIYFIGGNLLFHSLYWNSSKELSRIFSLVKNKNVSLGYKDFMISDTRFSATITSTSRATVIVSIAYYPYWKIYIDGKEVKVWRDYRTGLMVVSIPGGIHKIEGVYRDPFINLRYYSLLGWMLAGAYVLTKRKKTGKIKPMRPLSGTDR; from the coding sequence GTGGGTAGCCAGAGGGGAAGATGGTTGCTACTTTTCAGCAACGATAAAAGGGTTAAGGGAGATCTTAGCAGAAATGTAGCAATCGCCGGAATATTCATTGTTTGGTCGGTTATTATCTTTCTGCCATTCTATAGAGCTCCCGAGATTCCAGCCCTTCCTGTTGACGGAAATGGCCATCTATTCAAGGTTTACAAACTCATGCAGGATGGATGGAAGCCATGGATAAATGATTGGTACACTGGATATCCATTCCTCAAGTATTACCCGCCACTCTCATACTTGGTCGCTGCCTTCTTTGGGAAAATTTTAGGAACGCCTATTCGAGGACTAGCCATAACATTAACCCTCTTCTCGCTAATTGGAGTGGTTTCCCTTTATAAGCTGACTAAAAACGTGCCACTGTCATTACTCTATCCAACACTGCTTGCACACTCTCCAATAGTAACGATCGAAGGTGCATATCCAAGACTGTGTGCCCTTCTTGCGGCCCCAGCCTTTATCCTTGGTGTAGAGCTGATATTAGAGGGAAACGCTAGAGGGGTAACTCTCGGCTCAATGCTGGTCTCGATAGTGCTACTAACCCACCACTCAGCTCTCCTTCCTCTTGTAGTTCTAGTAGGTGTGCTTTATCTAAGAAAAATGCCCAGCATACATAACATTGTGAGAGTTATTGGAATGATTCTTGTGCTGACGGCTTTCTTCTACGTGCCATTTATTCTCGATTACAGGTACTCCAACTTCTTTACGATAACCAAATATCCTTACCTATTTGAGTATACGTCAAAAAAACTAGGGGAGATCGTCCTATCAAAGTACTTCCTCCTAATGATCCCGCTGTTGCTTACACTATTCTTGAGTGTTAGAAAAACTATCGGACACCTCGCATTAGTTGTCGCGCTCATGCTACTAGCAACGGGATACTATTCGCCAGTTAGAAGCTTCTACAACCTGCCACTACTCTCCAAGATGCTTCCCTATAGATGGCTTGATGTGTTACCTCTAGTTTTAGTCTTAGGGAGCTCGGAAGTTAAGAGGAAGTTAGCTGTAAAGATAGTTGCAGTCGCCTTAATTATCGCGGTAACTCTAGCACTACCCTACTCCATCGGAGTAATGCCTAAAGATTATTTGGAACTCGCTAAGTTCCTGAAAGACGAGAAAGGTAGGGACTGGAGGTTTTATGTTATTCCAGCTGTCGCCCCCTATTCCTATCTTCCAGCCTTAACAGATAAGCTAAGTCTAAACGGCTGGTACCATGAGGGTAACTCTGCAGATAAAGAATACTCTAGGATGGTGTATGTTGTTGACGGGGTGATATGCCATGGCCAAGACAACCATCTCGCGGAACACTACCTCTTACCCTACGCCACGAGATTCTTCATAACGACTCTTCAATCACCAGTTCCAGAACCGTATAAGTACGTCGGGAAAATTGGAAAGTTCAGAATATATGAAGCTAATACGAGCTTCTTTACACCTGTAGATCTGCTAATCGTTGGGAAATTCTGTGATTTTCCCTACAGGTACATATACATGCCCTCCCTTACTGACGTACCCCATGGAGTTAGCACCGTAATGTACTTAGGAGAGCCTAAAAAGAGCGAAGAAAGAATCCTGTTAGAGTTCGTAAAGGAAGGAGGTACCCTGATTGTAATCCCCGAAAGGGCTGGAAAGTTCCTGGGTACTAAGAGCGTTTTAATAGCGATGCCTAATGTAACAGGATTTGCACCATTTGTGTATGAAGGAAAAACATGGTATGGTTCTGTCTTTCAAGGGAATTTAACTCCCATTATCAAGGTAGGCAATTACACGCTCATCGGATTTAGAGACGTAGGGAAGGGTCGTATCTATTTCATCGGCGGCAATCTATTGTTTCACTCACTTTACTGGAACTCGAGTAAGGAACTAAGCCGCATATTCTCCCTAGTAAAGAACAAAAATGTTTCCCTGGGGTATAAGGACTTCATGATCAGCGACACAAGGTTTAGCGCAACCATCACTTCAACGTCCAGAGCAACTGTGATAGTCTCAATAGCATACTACCCATATTGGAAGATCTACATAGATGGCAAGGAGGTGAAAGTTTGGAGGGACTACAGAACTGGGCTTATGGTTGTAAGCATTCCAGGGGGTATCCACAAAATAGAGGGAGTGTATAGGGATCCATTTATTAACCTGCGATATTATTCATTACTAGGATGGATGTTAGCTGGAGCATACGTCCTGACAAAGAGAAAGAAAACTGGAAAAATTAAGCCGATGAGGCCTCTTTCGGGCACTGATAGGTGA
- a CDS encoding cation:proton antiporter, with translation MDVFLELALVLIIAKVFGYISLRLGFPAALGQLIGGIIIGPSLLNIVSYGPEVRLLAELGVVILLFLAGLETDVEEFKHVGLSAFIIAVMGVFFPLLLGYVLGLAFGFSDIQALFLGGILTATSVGLTTSILMEMKKLRTKVGTTILAAAVVDDILGIMILTILVAMNVRGSVRALDVVIILVEVALFFLAGIFLGHPAIREALKLSERITLPETVTAFALAIMLFFAYLAEKFQIAGITGAYLAGILIATTEEAKKITDRIMTIGYSLFIPIFLVSIGIESDITVLLHVGLFAGLYSLIAIISKIVGCGVGALMMKFKPIEALQIGVGMVPRMEVALIIANIALKEGVFDRGLFAIPVTMVVVTTLITPFLLKWAFSR, from the coding sequence ATGGACGTATTCCTTGAGCTTGCACTAGTCCTAATAATAGCTAAGGTTTTTGGATACATCTCGCTTAGACTTGGCTTTCCCGCAGCCCTAGGTCAGTTAATCGGAGGAATAATTATAGGACCATCGTTGCTTAATATAGTTTCTTACGGGCCTGAGGTAAGGTTGCTAGCTGAACTTGGTGTTGTAATATTATTGTTCTTGGCAGGACTTGAAACTGATGTTGAAGAGTTTAAGCACGTCGGCCTTTCTGCCTTTATAATAGCTGTTATGGGGGTCTTCTTTCCCCTCCTCCTGGGATACGTCCTTGGCCTGGCCTTTGGCTTTAGCGATATTCAAGCCCTCTTCCTTGGTGGTATACTAACCGCCACCAGCGTTGGCTTAACGACGAGTATATTAATGGAGATGAAGAAGCTGAGAACTAAAGTTGGAACAACTATACTTGCCGCTGCCGTTGTTGACGACATTCTTGGAATAATGATACTAACTATTTTGGTTGCAATGAACGTTAGAGGTAGCGTTCGGGCACTTGATGTTGTAATAATACTTGTAGAAGTGGCGTTGTTCTTCCTTGCAGGAATATTCCTGGGGCATCCTGCAATCAGGGAAGCACTAAAGCTTTCCGAGAGGATAACTCTTCCTGAAACCGTAACTGCGTTTGCCTTGGCGATAATGTTGTTCTTTGCCTATTTAGCCGAAAAGTTCCAGATAGCAGGGATCACCGGAGCTTATCTCGCGGGGATCTTGATTGCCACTACCGAGGAAGCGAAGAAGATAACCGACAGAATTATGACGATAGGTTATTCCCTCTTCATTCCAATATTCTTGGTCAGCATAGGAATAGAGAGCGATATAACTGTCCTCCTTCATGTAGGACTCTTTGCCGGTCTTTACTCCCTAATCGCAATAATAAGTAAGATAGTGGGATGTGGAGTTGGAGCCTTGATGATGAAGTTTAAACCAATAGAGGCCCTCCAAATAGGAGTTGGAATGGTTCCCAGGATGGAGGTAGCATTAATCATAGCTAACATAGCCCTGAAGGAAGGAGTATTCGACAGAGGACTATTTGCTATTCCAGTAACTATGGTAGTTGTAACTACCCTAATAACTCCATTCCTCCTCAAATGGGCATTCTCAAGGTGA